One Purpureocillium takamizusanense chromosome 12, complete sequence DNA window includes the following coding sequences:
- the ERD2 gene encoding endoplasmic reticulum retention protein (COG:U~EggNog:ENOG503NUY8~TransMembrane:5 (o59-77i98-114o120-139i151-169o181-202i)) yields MPLNVFRVAADLSHLGSIFILLHKMVQLNSCAGISFKSQALYLFVYVTRYLDLFSTHSFYNLVFKIMFIGSQGYIIYLMTNAYKPTNDPNVDTFRVQYLLGGAAILAILFPYKYTMSEILWAFSIWLESVAILPQLFMLQRTGEAETITTHYLFALGSYRALYIPNWIYRYFAEPDHKPDWIAIIAGIVQTVLYSDFFYIYYNKVLKGKKFKLPV; encoded by the exons ATGCCGCTCAACGTCTTCCGCGTCGCCG CGGATCTCTCCCATCTGGGGAGTAtcttcatcctcctccacaaGATGGTGCAGCTCAAC AGCTGCGCCGGCATTTCTTTCAAGTCACAAGCACTCTACCTCTTCGTCTACGTCACGCGATATCTCG ACCTCTTCTCAACACACAGCTTCTACAACCTAGTCTTCAAAATCATGTTTATCGGTTCGCAGGGCTACATCATCTACCTCATGACCAACGCCTACAAGCCCACAAACGACCCCAACGTCGACACGTTCCGCGTGCAATacctccttggcggcgccgccatcctcgccatcctcttcCCATACAAGTACACCATGTCGGAGATTCTCTGGGCCTTCTCCATCTGGCTCGAGTCGGTCGCCATCCTCCCGCAGCTCTTCATGCTGCAACGcaccggcgaggccgagaccatcaccacccacTACCTCTTCGCGCTCGGAAGCTACCGTGCGCTGTACATTCCCAACTGGATCTACCGCTACTTTGCCGAGCCCGACCACAAGCCCGACTGGATTGCAatcatcgccggcatcgtccaGACCGTCCTGTACAGCGACTTCTTCTACATCTACTACAACAAGGTgctcaagggcaagaagtTCAAGCTTCCCGTATAA
- a CDS encoding uncharacterized protein (TransMembrane:2 (o55-80i157-175o)~EggNog:ENOG503P100~COG:Q), with protein sequence MIRASLSALIYNKAVELNSEASDAGRAVTLMSTDVAGIVDAGELFHETWMRLIELTIGVIILASQVKWLALLPFAIIFVCSRVSRHLARNLRSRQGAWNKATQDRMSALSSILGSMKGLKSLGLTDKMVEYVGNLREREIETSKQTRWLRVMYNSSANALGIFAPVLTIVLYAIVAEA encoded by the exons ATGATACGCGCGTCGCTTTCTGCACTCATATACAACAAGGCTGTCGAGCTGAATTCGGAGGCCTCCGACGCAGGACGGGCGGTCACCTTGATGAGCACCGATGTCGCCGGCATTGTCGACGCGGGAGAGCTGTTTCACGAAACGTGGATGCGGCTCATCGAATTGACAATAGGTGTCATCATTCTCGCAAGTCAGGTAAAGTGGCTGGCGTTGTTGCCATTTGCCATCATATTCG TTTGTTCAAGGGTGAGCCGTCATCTTGCAAGGAATCTTCGCTCCAGACAGGGAGCGTGGAACAAGGCAACACAAGACCGCATGTCAGCGCTGAGCTCGATATTGGGTTCCATGAAGGGACTCAAAAGCCTTGGTTTGACCGACAAGATGGTTGAATATGTTGGAAACCTCCGAGAGCGTGAGATTGAAACCTCAAAGCAGACGAGATGGCTGAGGGTCATGTATAACTCAAGCG CCAATGCGCTCGGAATATTCGCCCCGGTCCTTACCATTGTACTCTACGCAATCGTAGCAGAGGCTTAG
- a CDS encoding uncharacterized protein (COG:K~EggNog:ENOG503P5W3) codes for MASETPANADSQAPPTVNGQSQPSEQPSQQQQPAPSQQPTSQPAPIVDGPNPPAPTAPTGLEPRLPSRKDISLREFLHKIDDYAPIIPDAVTHYYMTKAGLPPPPQTDPRLARLLALATQKFVADVAADAYQYSRIRGASNNNNPMGSLGAAAGFPIPGQQAGGQAGGKDGQGKAGAGGAPLGIQRPGFGGGGQGGSQNRTVLTMEDLGMAVGEYGVNVKRGEFYR; via the exons ATGGCGAGCGAAACGCCCGCAAATGCCGACTCCCAGGCACCGCCCACGGTAAACGGCCAGTCTCAGCCGTCCGAACAGCCgtcacagcagcagcagcctgcaccgtcgcagcagcccaccagccagcctgcgcccatcgtcgacggcccgaACCCCCCCGCTCCGACCGCGCCCACCGGTCTCGAGCctcggctgccgtcgcgcaAGGATATCTCGCTGCGCGAGTTCCTGCATAAGATTGATGACTATGCCCCGATT ATCCCAGACGCAGTCACGCACTACTACATGACCAAGgccgggctgccgccgcccccgcagACCGATCCCCGGCTCGCGCGActcctcgcgctcgcgaCGCAAAAGTTCGTCGCtgacgttgccgccgacgctTACCAGTACAGCCGCATCCGCGGCGcgagcaacaacaacaacccgATGGGCTCTcttggcgccgcggccggcttCCCGATCCCtgggcagcaggccggcgggcaggccggcggcaaggacggccagggcaaggctggcgcgggcggcgcaccGCTGGGTATCCAGCGGCCGGGCttcggcggtggtggccagggcggcagccAGAACAGGACGGTACTCACCATGGAGGATTTGGGCATGGCGGTTGGAGAGTACGGCGTCAACGTCAAGAGGGGAGAGTTTTACCGATGA
- the RSM19 gene encoding mitochondrial ribosomal small subunit component (COG:J~EggNog:ENOG503P54F), with protein MQPTRLLLKRSVWKGPHLVPLPIVFPKKPGDKVPPVRTQARSATILPSFVGLKFEIHNGKDYSQVVITEDMVGHKLGEFSPTRKPNIWDRK; from the exons ATGCAGCCCACccgcctgctgctcaagCGCTCCGTATGGAAGG GGCCGCACCTCGTGCC CCTTCCCATCGTCTTCCCCAAGAAGCCGGGCGACAAGGTGCCCCCCGTGCGCACGCAGGCCCGCTCCGCGACCATCCTGCCCAGCTTCGTCGGGCTCAAGTTCGAGATCCACAATGGCAAGGACTACAGTCAGGTGGTCATTACCGAGGACATGGTTGGGCACAAGCTCGGCGAGTTTTCACC AACGCGGAAACCGAATATTTGGGACAGGAAATAA